The following proteins are encoded in a genomic region of Natrinema sp. DC36:
- a CDS encoding Mut7-C RNAse domain-containing protein, with translation MRLLVDVMCGGIIPYLRMCNHDTAYAGDRGLEADDALLAAARDEKRTVVTRDVELAGRADESILLESRDVEAQLAALDAAGIELTLADEPRFCGRCNGPLEPVGSTASTPAYAPDPTEFATWICRDCGQHFWRGSHWDRVAETLSRVRESAEEE, from the coding sequence ATGCGCTTGCTCGTCGACGTCATGTGTGGCGGAATTATCCCCTATCTACGAATGTGCAATCACGACACCGCGTACGCCGGCGACCGCGGACTCGAGGCCGACGACGCCCTCCTCGCCGCCGCTCGGGACGAAAAGCGGACGGTCGTCACTCGAGACGTCGAACTGGCGGGGCGGGCCGACGAGTCGATCCTGCTCGAGTCCCGCGACGTTGAGGCCCAGCTCGCGGCACTCGACGCTGCCGGAATCGAGCTGACGCTCGCGGACGAGCCCCGGTTCTGCGGGCGGTGTAACGGCCCGCTCGAGCCCGTCGGTTCGACGGCGTCGACGCCGGCGTACGCGCCCGATCCGACCGAGTTCGCGACGTGGATCTGTCGGGACTGCGGTCAGCACTTCTGGCGCGGGAGCCACTGGGACCGGGTCGCGGAGACGCTGTCTCGAGTCCGCGAATCAGCCGAAGAAGAGTAG
- a CDS encoding mandelate racemase/muconate lactonizing enzyme family protein, with amino-acid sequence MRDFSNHASDRPAGHDVEITGIEAAVVEGNFEWNLVRVHTDAGVTGIGEAYRGGGVPELVEYANRFLVGENPLDVERLFRRLVQEMSGHGGTTGKVVTAASGIEIALWDAAGKILDLPVYQLLGSRYRDRVRIYCDCHAGEAYAVDDGGATEYADVDAYMPEAYAAEAERVVDMGFDAIKFDLDTPRDTDPDPYNGRLTNAALNHKVAVVEAVRNAVGDEIDLAFDCHWDYTVESASRLARKLEPYDLMWLEDVVPPEETAAQREVARRTATPLATGENRFRIHELSDLIDDYAVDVITPDPTTCGGLAESKRIAERAEERYIPFSPHNVCSPVGTMACVHLCAAVPNADVLEYHALAVDWWDDLLVRDEPLIADGFIDVPTEPGLGIELDEAVVEEHVLPGTDGFD; translated from the coding sequence ATGAGGGATTTTTCGAACCACGCGTCCGATCGACCCGCGGGCCACGATGTCGAAATCACCGGGATCGAAGCGGCGGTCGTCGAGGGAAACTTCGAATGGAATCTCGTGAGAGTCCACACGGATGCGGGCGTAACGGGAATCGGGGAGGCCTACCGTGGCGGTGGCGTTCCCGAACTGGTCGAGTACGCGAACCGATTTCTTGTCGGCGAGAATCCGCTCGATGTCGAGCGGCTGTTCCGGCGCCTCGTTCAGGAGATGTCGGGCCACGGCGGCACGACGGGGAAGGTCGTCACCGCCGCCTCCGGGATCGAAATCGCGCTGTGGGACGCCGCCGGCAAAATTCTGGACCTGCCGGTCTACCAACTGCTCGGATCGCGCTACCGCGACCGGGTCCGGATCTATTGCGACTGTCACGCCGGCGAGGCGTACGCAGTCGACGACGGCGGAGCCACGGAGTACGCCGACGTGGACGCGTATATGCCCGAGGCGTACGCCGCCGAGGCCGAGCGCGTCGTCGACATGGGATTCGACGCGATCAAGTTCGACCTCGACACGCCGCGGGATACCGATCCGGATCCGTACAACGGTCGCCTGACCAACGCCGCCTTAAACCACAAGGTCGCGGTCGTCGAGGCCGTCCGGAATGCCGTCGGCGACGAGATCGATCTCGCCTTCGACTGCCACTGGGACTACACGGTCGAGAGCGCAAGCCGCCTGGCGCGCAAACTCGAGCCGTACGATCTGATGTGGCTCGAGGACGTCGTCCCGCCGGAGGAGACGGCCGCCCAGCGCGAGGTCGCCCGGCGGACGGCGACGCCGCTCGCGACCGGCGAGAATCGGTTCCGCATTCACGAACTGAGCGACCTGATCGACGACTACGCGGTCGACGTGATCACGCCCGATCCGACGACCTGCGGCGGGCTCGCCGAGTCCAAGCGGATCGCCGAACGCGCCGAGGAACGCTATATTCCGTTCTCACCGCACAACGTCTGTAGCCCCGTTGGGACGATGGCCTGCGTCCATCTCTGTGCGGCCGTCCCCAACGCCGACGTGCTCGAGTATCACGCGCTCGCGGTCGACTGGTGGGACGACCTGCTCGTGCGCGACGAGCCGCTCATCGCGGACGGTTTCATCGACGTGCCGACCGAGCCGGGCCTGGGCATCGAACTGGACGAAGCGGTCGTCGAGGAACACGTACTGCCCGGGACCGACGGTTTCGACTGA
- a CDS encoding PHP-associated domain-containing protein, with protein MTFRVDCHVKVLNDRVVERAKRAGLDAIVYAPHFTRLPEIREHAAEYADDELLVIPAREVFTGSWRQRRHVLAIGLEDPVPDYIPLETAMAEFDRQDAAVLVPHPTFANVSFEEADLKAHAETIDAIEIFNPKHFRLHNRRARTLAESLSIPPFTSSYAHLPRTVGTAYTAFEAAIEREADLVTALRDGIARRVVYDNGLDRLTTTASELAHLVYENTWKKVDRLFLSGTEPTHPTHIAYDGRFDDVSVY; from the coding sequence ATGACGTTCCGAGTCGACTGCCACGTGAAGGTGCTTAACGACCGCGTGGTCGAACGGGCGAAGCGAGCCGGCCTCGACGCGATCGTCTACGCGCCTCACTTCACCCGCCTCCCGGAGATCCGCGAGCACGCGGCGGAGTACGCCGACGACGAGCTGCTGGTGATCCCCGCCCGCGAGGTGTTTACCGGGTCGTGGCGACAGCGCCGACACGTCCTCGCCATCGGTCTCGAGGATCCCGTTCCGGATTATATCCCGCTCGAGACGGCGATGGCCGAGTTCGATCGACAGGACGCGGCGGTGCTCGTCCCGCATCCGACCTTCGCAAACGTGAGCTTCGAAGAAGCCGATCTGAAAGCGCATGCGGAGACGATCGACGCGATCGAGATCTTCAACCCGAAGCACTTTCGATTGCACAATCGCCGCGCGCGCACTCTCGCCGAGTCGCTCTCGATCCCGCCGTTTACCTCCTCGTACGCCCACCTCCCGCGAACGGTTGGCACCGCCTACACCGCCTTCGAAGCAGCCATCGAGCGCGAGGCGGATCTGGTTACTGCGCTCAGGGACGGGATCGCACGCCGGGTCGTCTACGACAACGGCCTCGATCGGTTGACGACGACGGCGTCGGAACTCGCACACCTCGTCTACGAAAACACCTGGAAGAAGGTCGATCGACTCTTCCTGTCGGGAACCGAACCGACCCATCCCACCCATATCGCGTACGACGGTCGATTCGACGACGTGTCCGTCTATTAG
- a CDS encoding transcription elongation factor Spt5, protein MGIFAVKTTASQERTVADMIINREEPDIHAALAPDSLTSYVMVEAEGDAVLNRVLEDIPHARSIVPGESDISEVEHFLSPKPDVEGIAEGDIVELIAGPFKGEKAQVQRIDEGKDQVTVELYEATVPIPVTVRGDQIRVLDSDER, encoded by the coding sequence ATGGGCATCTTCGCTGTCAAAACGACGGCGAGCCAGGAGCGAACCGTCGCTGACATGATCATCAACCGCGAAGAGCCGGATATTCACGCCGCGCTCGCCCCCGACTCGCTGACCTCCTACGTGATGGTCGAGGCCGAAGGCGACGCGGTCCTCAACCGGGTCCTCGAGGATATCCCGCACGCGCGGAGCATCGTTCCCGGCGAGTCCGACATCTCTGAGGTCGAACACTTCCTCTCTCCGAAGCCGGATGTCGAGGGAATCGCCGAGGGCGACATCGTCGAACTCATCGCTGGCCCGTTCAAGGGCGAGAAGGCCCAGGTCCAGCGCATCGACGAGGGGAAGGATCAGGTGACGGTCGAACTGTACGAGGCGACGGTTCCGATTCCGGTGACGGTTCGTGGCGACCAGATTCGCGTGCTGGACAGTGACGAGCGCTAA
- a CDS encoding protein translocase SEC61 complex subunit gamma, translating into MDVPYDLTSYVRVLKMATTPTTEEFLQVSKIAGAGVLLIGLVGFLIGTIMVFLTSGGGL; encoded by the coding sequence ATGGACGTTCCGTACGACCTCACCTCGTACGTTCGGGTGTTGAAAATGGCGACGACACCCACTACCGAGGAGTTCCTCCAGGTGTCGAAGATTGCCGGTGCAGGAGTCCTGCTGATCGGGCTTGTCGGATTCCTCATCGGCACGATCATGGTGTTCCTGACCAGCGGTGGTGGCCTCTAA
- a CDS encoding trypsin-like peptidase domain-containing protein, giving the protein MGVTPDQRTRRRVLRTVGTTVAIGSLGVGSSAAQNGQDGQEGQNGDGVDSPYTATYRNTIDSVVLVTVSGPRGSGGLGSGFVIDDQHVVTNNHVIQSAAEGGVELQFSTEEWRTASIVGTDPYSDLAVLRVEEMPDVATGLSIVDREPAIGREVLVLGNPLGLDASISQGIVSGVDRVLPSPAGFSIPAAIQTDASVNPGNSGGPLVSLEGEVFGVVFAGADQTIGFAISPRLANRVIPALIEDGTYEHPFMGVAVQPVGPDIAEAVGLEEATGVLVTEVVPNAPADGVLQPAVPTQPGSGDVIVAIDGEEIQNQSQLLSYLALETSPGDTVELTVIRNGERGSVEVTLEARPELQLPQTPIPGRPGERPPIGP; this is encoded by the coding sequence ATGGGCGTGACTCCAGATCAGCGCACGCGTAGACGAGTCCTGCGCACGGTCGGGACCACTGTAGCGATCGGCAGCCTCGGGGTCGGCTCGAGTGCTGCACAGAACGGGCAGGACGGGCAGGAAGGCCAGAACGGGGACGGTGTCGACAGTCCGTATACGGCGACGTATCGCAACACCATCGACTCAGTCGTACTGGTCACCGTCTCCGGTCCTCGCGGCAGTGGCGGACTGGGATCGGGGTTCGTCATCGACGATCAGCACGTCGTAACTAACAACCACGTCATCCAGAGCGCGGCCGAGGGCGGAGTCGAACTGCAGTTCAGTACTGAGGAGTGGCGGACCGCGTCGATCGTCGGCACCGATCCCTACAGCGATCTCGCCGTCCTTCGCGTCGAGGAGATGCCGGACGTTGCGACCGGGTTGTCGATCGTCGATCGAGAGCCCGCTATCGGCCGGGAAGTACTCGTTCTCGGCAATCCGCTCGGGCTGGATGCCTCGATCTCACAGGGAATCGTCAGCGGCGTCGATCGAGTGCTACCCAGTCCGGCCGGCTTCTCGATTCCGGCCGCGATCCAGACAGACGCATCGGTCAATCCCGGCAACAGCGGCGGCCCGCTGGTGAGCCTCGAGGGGGAGGTGTTCGGCGTCGTCTTCGCCGGAGCCGACCAGACGATCGGCTTCGCGATCTCCCCGCGCCTCGCGAATCGGGTCATCCCCGCGCTCATCGAGGACGGCACGTACGAACACCCGTTCATGGGCGTCGCCGTTCAGCCTGTGGGACCGGACATCGCCGAGGCGGTCGGACTCGAGGAGGCCACGGGCGTCCTCGTCACGGAAGTCGTCCCGAACGCGCCCGCCGACGGCGTTCTCCAGCCGGCGGTTCCCACCCAGCCCGGTAGCGGCGACGTGATCGTCGCCATCGACGGCGAGGAAATCCAGAATCAGTCGCAGCTGCTCTCCTATCTCGCGCTCGAGACGTCGCCCGGCGACACGGTCGAACTCACGGTCATCCGGAACGGTGAACGGGGATCGGTCGAAGTGACGCTGGAAGCGCGGCCGGAACTCCAGCTACCACAGACACCGATTCCGGGAAGACCGGGCGAACGACCCCCGATAGGTCCGTAA